TCAGGTTACAAGGGCTGAACTCTCAGAGTTGGTGCGGCTCATTAAAGCAGCCGTACCAGAACTGCCTCTAGTTGAAGCCCTCAACATTCACATATGGGACAAAATAGGCAACCTTATCAAACtcagggctcagggaggagattCCCAGGCAAACAATGCTTATCCAGCCTGGCAAGCTATAATGACTGCATTAAGCAGATCCCATAAAAGAACGACGAACTCATACACCCCCACTCACGCTGCAACCAGCAGCCCCACTTTTACGCGCCgcaattcaaacacacaaaccgcggcggggggagggggtggagccgTTCACAATTCAACTCTGGGGAAGAGAACAGGAAACTCAAGAGACACGGACcggcgggagggagcgggacCTCAAATGCGAAGTTCCAGTccgtgggacagcagcagggggtcccgtgacgggggtgggggggctagCCCAGCTTACTTGCCAACCCATCCCACGCATGAACGCCGAGTACGCGCCCAGGGGCGGGCACCACCATCTCGCCCGCCACGCGATACGGACGCTGACCCATCCTTCCCCGCCCCTGCGCCGTCCTCCCcgaccaccaccaccacccacccacAGGCAGCCGCTTTCGccggagctgcaggggggggggaatggggagaatggggggaggaggagggggatttCGGGATAGCTCCGCCGGCAAGGGATGAAGCGACATACCGAGAGGGCACAATTGATAGGTGGGCTTTATGTAGGGAAGAGGCATTGCGTACTGGGGACTTACAAGTTATACAAGCATGTCCAGTAATTATCGGCCCACGTCAAAGCCGCAGATTCCAACCATTACCACATGAACTAACCAAAGAACTGAGACAGTTAATAAGAGAAACGGGTGTTTCATCCCCTAACACGCTTGCATTTTTAGAATCACTAAGTTCCACATATATCTTCATGCCTCATGACTGGAGAACCCTGTTACAAATAAGCCTTTCTAACACACAGTACAATGTATGGCTGAACGATTTTAGAGAAATCTGTTCTGCCTATGCTAATGACCCACAAGCAGGGGTATCAGCACACCAACTCACAGGGGATGGTAACTATCGTTCCATAGACGCACAAACCGGCTACAATAGAGAGGTATACGAAGTCATTGCAAAACATGCCATGCGGGCAATAAGGAAATTACCCTCATCAGACAGAGACGCAAACttgtcatttacaaaaatagtaCAGGGCCCAACAGAATCTTATACAAAATTCTTAGATCGGCTGCAATCTGCTCTGGATAGGCagattgaaaatgaggaagccAGAGAAATCCTTAGCAGAAGACTGGCTTTTGAAAATGCTAATGTGGATTGCCAGAGAGTTCTGCAAACCCTTCCTAAGAGGGAAACTTGCAGTATCTCAGAATTAGTTCGTGCCTGCCAAGAAGTAGGTTCTTTAACACATCAATCAGATTTGCTAGCAGTAGCACTGAGTACTCAGTTAAGGACACAGCAGGGGGCCAGACCCAGAGAAGGTTGCTTCATTTGTGGGGCCCCCGACCATTTCCAAAGGGACTGCCCTCAGAGACCCCTAGCATTGGTACCTCGAAAGCAATCCAAAGCAAGGAGGATGCCAAAAAACTGGAGGCGAGGGGCGCTGTCGCACGCCCCGGTACAGCAATCACATGCGACACAAGGGAACAGGCTGGCGATTTGcgcccccccagctcagccagcGCTCTGTGCCCCTACACCCCAGCCAGCAATCTGCGCTCCTCCACCGCAGCCAGCGCTGGGCTGGACTTATCCAACAGAGACACAGTCCTCATAACTTCCACTGAGGTGGTGCTAATCCCGACTGGGTGTTGGGGTCCCCTTAATCCAGGGGTACATGCACTGCTGATTGGAAGGTCCTCCACCACCaaaatgggtttgtttgtgctgcCAGGTGTAATAGATTCAGATTCTCATAGTGAGATTCTAATAATGGCATGGACCCCTTCACCCCCCTGCTTCATTCCGAAAGGACAGAAGCTTGCTCAGTTAATCCCCTTCTACAGTGCGTcgcctgcaggggagggggggagggagcggggttCAGGGGCCTTTGGCAGCACGGGACAACCACAAGTTTACTGGGCAGCAGccatcacagccacacagccGCTCATGACGTGCCAGGTTAATGGGCACCGATTTACAGGCCTTTTGGACTCGGGAGCCGATGTCTCCATCATAAAGGACTCCGAATGGCCACTTGACTGGC
This DNA window, taken from Pseudopipra pipra isolate bDixPip1 chromosome 3, bDixPip1.hap1, whole genome shotgun sequence, encodes the following:
- the LOC135410696 gene encoding endogenous retrovirus group K member 5 Gag polyprotein-like, which produces MGNFFPTELSRDTEALAALLNPYYVQVTRAELSELVRLIKAAVPELPLVEALNIHIWDKIGNLIKLRAQGGDSQANNAYPAWQAIMTALSRSHKRTTNSYTPTHAATSSPTFTRRNSNTQTAAGGGGGAVHNSTLGKRTGNSRDTDRREGAGPQMRSSSPWDSSRGSRDGGGGASPAYLPTHPTHERRVRAQGRAPPSRPPRDTDADPSFPAPAPSSPTTTTTHPQAAAFAGAAGGGEWGEWGEEEGDFGIAPPARDEATYREGTIDRWALCREEALRTGDLQVIQACPVIIGPRQSRRFQPLPHELTKELRQLIRETGVSSPNTLAFLESLSSTYIFMPHDWRTLLQISLSNTQYNVWLNDFREICSAYANDPQAGVSAHQLTGDGNYRSIDAQTGYNREVYEVIAKHAMRAIRKLPSSDRDANLSFTKIVQGPTESYTKFLDRLQSALDRQIENEEAREILSRRLAFENANVDCQRVLQTLPKRETCSISELVRACQEVGSLTHQSDLLAVALSTQLRTQQGARPREGCFICGAPDHFQRDCPQRPLALVPRKQSKARRMPKNWRRGALSHAPVQQSHATQGNRLAICAPPAQPALCAPTPQPAICAPPPQPALGWTYPTETQSS